Proteins encoded by one window of Martelella endophytica:
- a CDS encoding SLC13 family permease, translating into MLEHVHLIATLAIIAGSIVLYTLDRYPVEAVALTSLTLLLVLFGAFPYQPAEGEEVTVAALLAGFSSPALVTVLALLIVGKGLFATDALEGIINWIGRGSNPRRAITVILVVAGVTSAFLNNTPVVVIFIPVLIALAARFRLRAYRIFMPLSFVSILGGMTTLIGSSTNMIAAGVAAEQGIEVGFFDITGMGTILAVIGFLYVVLVLPRILSPKRSAGLENIARAGTQFLGEVVVLPTSRFAGDTARSGFFPNLAPLSLHAMIRNGAVTLPPYDDELTLAPGDRLQLTGTRKAFMDLIAAGEIDLAAPPDGSAPAGERKPGPHYHLAEAVIAPGSLFEGRTVRFSGIQHRFNVTIFGVRRKNRMARSPLAQLRLEAGDTLLVGGDEDDILSMRGNHDILLLEHSAESVPPRDKALIASVIFAGIVLFSASGLSPIAVNSVAGVVLMLLFGCLTMQQAARAFDRQIFLLVGASIAMSTALQATGGARLIAETIVGLGGGSSAPVIIALLFVSVALLTNVLSNNAAAALFVPIAIDMANQIDAPPAVFVAAVIYAANCSFATPIAYQTNLMVMGPGHYGFQDFMRAGIPLIILLTIAFAVLAPWYYGL; encoded by the coding sequence TTGCTGGAACACGTCCACCTCATTGCCACGCTGGCAATCATTGCCGGGTCGATCGTCCTCTACACGCTCGACCGCTATCCCGTCGAAGCGGTTGCGCTCACATCGCTGACGCTGCTCCTGGTACTGTTCGGGGCCTTTCCCTATCAGCCGGCGGAAGGCGAAGAGGTGACAGTCGCGGCCCTTCTCGCCGGCTTCTCCTCTCCCGCACTCGTCACGGTGCTGGCGCTGCTGATCGTCGGCAAGGGGCTGTTCGCCACGGATGCGCTGGAAGGTATCATCAACTGGATCGGCCGTGGCAGCAATCCGCGCCGCGCCATCACCGTCATCCTGGTGGTGGCGGGCGTTACCTCCGCCTTCCTCAACAATACGCCCGTGGTGGTGATCTTCATCCCAGTGCTGATCGCGCTTGCCGCTCGCTTTCGGCTCAGGGCCTACCGTATCTTCATGCCGCTCTCCTTCGTCTCCATTCTCGGCGGCATGACGACGCTGATCGGCTCCTCGACCAATATGATCGCGGCCGGCGTCGCCGCCGAACAGGGCATCGAGGTCGGTTTCTTCGACATCACCGGCATGGGCACCATCCTCGCCGTGATCGGCTTTCTCTATGTGGTTCTGGTGTTGCCGCGCATCCTCTCGCCGAAGCGTTCGGCTGGGCTCGAAAACATCGCGCGCGCCGGCACCCAGTTTCTGGGCGAAGTCGTGGTCCTGCCGACGAGCCGGTTTGCCGGCGATACGGCGCGTTCCGGTTTCTTTCCCAATCTGGCGCCGCTCTCGCTGCATGCCATGATCCGCAACGGCGCCGTCACCCTGCCGCCCTATGACGACGAGCTGACGCTGGCGCCCGGCGACCGGCTGCAGCTCACAGGAACCCGCAAGGCATTCATGGACCTGATCGCCGCCGGCGAGATCGACCTTGCCGCCCCGCCGGATGGCTCGGCACCAGCCGGCGAGCGCAAGCCGGGCCCGCATTATCACCTTGCCGAGGCGGTGATCGCGCCCGGCTCCCTGTTCGAGGGCCGCACGGTGCGTTTCAGCGGTATCCAGCATCGCTTCAACGTCACCATCTTCGGCGTGCGCCGCAAGAACCGGATGGCACGCTCGCCGCTGGCGCAGCTTCGCCTTGAAGCTGGCGACACGCTGCTGGTCGGCGGTGACGAAGATGACATCCTGTCGATGCGCGGCAATCACGATATCCTGCTGCTGGAGCATTCCGCCGAAAGCGTGCCGCCGCGCGACAAGGCGCTGATCGCAAGCGTGATCTTTGCCGGTATCGTGCTGTTTTCGGCCAGCGGGCTTTCCCCGATCGCGGTGAATTCGGTGGCGGGCGTGGTGCTGATGCTGCTGTTCGGCTGCCTGACGATGCAGCAGGCCGCACGCGCCTTCGACCGGCAGATCTTTCTCCTTGTCGGCGCCTCGATCGCGATGTCGACTGCCCTTCAGGCGACAGGTGGGGCAAGGCTGATCGCCGAGACCATTGTCGGGCTTGGCGGCGGCTCATCGGCGCCGGTGATCATCGCGCTGCTCTTCGTCAGCGTGGCACTGCTGACCAATGTGCTTTCCAACAACGCCGCCGCCGCGCTGTTCGTCCCGATCGCGATCGACATGGCGAACCAGATCGATGCGCCGCCGGCGGTATTCGTCGCCGCCGTGATCTACGCCGCCAACTGCTCCTTCGCCACGCCGATCGCCTACCAGACCAATCTGATGGTGATGGGGCCCGGACACTACGGCTTCCAGGATTTCATGCGCGCCGGCATTCCGCTGATCATCCTGCTGACCATCGCCTTCGCGGTGCTGGCGCCTTGGTATTACGGGCTGTAG
- a CDS encoding DUF2778 domain-containing protein — MTLKKVQNPRRKREGRGVLLRLIAAATVCVAAGGAIVSIAASPIISTSVTRPSLSATSGLSLSVNPAFRQPQRAQSAKGERLLAASAGTGRALPMEPDEIRLSYLKPKLEKAGAQVLAVWQRGLVHKQIEENAAAEIALAGPPPALAEKPAKPAASPSIPAATALAAVAPGKDTTQDAGNAFELVLQGADSSRLADGEVPVPEQRPGGSKMLAYAAPGHDDYDQLFGEVPERTKKVAVYDISAGKVYMPDGEVMEAHSGIGKYRDNPKYTHVKMAGAVPAATYKLTPREALFHGVPALRMTSVDGTNPLGRTGLLAHTYMLRTPGDSHGCLVFKDYYKFLKAYRAGRVDYIVAVSSLGAGATLALANRTS; from the coding sequence GTGACGTTGAAGAAAGTTCAGAATCCACGCCGCAAGCGTGAAGGCAGAGGCGTGCTCCTTCGCCTCATCGCCGCCGCGACCGTCTGTGTCGCAGCAGGTGGTGCCATCGTGTCGATTGCGGCCTCGCCGATCATCTCGACCTCGGTGACACGGCCATCGCTGTCAGCGACATCGGGGCTCAGCCTGAGCGTCAATCCCGCCTTCAGGCAACCGCAGCGCGCCCAGAGCGCCAAGGGCGAACGCCTTCTGGCGGCAAGCGCCGGCACCGGCCGTGCGCTGCCGATGGAACCCGACGAAATCCGTCTTTCCTACCTGAAGCCGAAGCTTGAAAAGGCCGGGGCCCAGGTGCTTGCCGTGTGGCAGCGCGGCCTCGTCCACAAGCAGATCGAGGAGAATGCCGCAGCGGAGATCGCGCTTGCCGGTCCGCCGCCTGCGCTGGCCGAGAAGCCGGCCAAGCCCGCGGCCTCTCCGTCGATCCCGGCCGCGACGGCGCTCGCGGCCGTCGCTCCCGGCAAGGATACGACCCAGGATGCCGGCAATGCCTTCGAACTGGTGCTGCAGGGGGCGGATTCGTCCCGTCTGGCCGATGGCGAGGTCCCGGTTCCCGAGCAACGGCCGGGCGGCAGCAAGATGCTTGCCTATGCCGCACCTGGTCATGATGACTACGACCAGCTCTTTGGCGAGGTGCCGGAGCGGACCAAGAAGGTCGCCGTCTATGACATTTCGGCCGGCAAGGTCTACATGCCCGATGGCGAGGTCATGGAAGCCCATTCCGGCATCGGCAAGTATCGCGACAATCCCAAATACACGCATGTGAAGATGGCAGGCGCCGTTCCGGCGGCAACCTACAAGCTGACACCGCGCGAAGCGCTGTTCCACGGCGTGCCCGCCTTGCGCATGACCTCCGTCGACGGCACCAATCCGCTCGGCCGTACGGGCCTGCTCGCGCACACCTACATGCTGCGCACGCCGGGTGATTCGCACGGCTGCCTGGTGTTCAAGGACTACTACAAGTTCCTGAAGGCCTATCGGGCGGGGAGGGTCGATTACATCGTCGCGGTCTCAAGTCTCGGCGCTGGCGCAACCTTGGCGCTGGCGAACCGGACAAGCTGA
- a CDS encoding VOC family protein — MQQQISVITLGIKDPERARRFYADGFGWTPVFENADIAFYQMNGLVLGLWLANQLAEDAGRAQQPGNGAYALAHNVESPDAVETLIAKLVAAGGTLLRPADAPPHGGYRGYVADPDGHAWEIAYNPAWTIDDAGHVTFGL; from the coding sequence ATGCAACAGCAGATCTCAGTTATCACCCTCGGCATTAAGGACCCGGAGCGCGCCAGACGGTTCTACGCGGACGGCTTCGGCTGGACGCCGGTTTTCGAAAATGCCGACATCGCCTTCTACCAGATGAACGGGCTGGTGCTCGGCCTCTGGCTGGCCAATCAGCTGGCGGAGGATGCCGGGCGCGCCCAGCAGCCCGGCAATGGCGCCTATGCACTGGCCCACAATGTCGAGAGCCCTGACGCCGTCGAGACGCTGATCGCGAAACTGGTCGCCGCCGGCGGAACGCTGCTGCGCCCGGCCGATGCACCACCCCATGGCGGCTATCGGGGCTATGTCGCCGATCCGGACGGCCATGCCTGGGAGATTGCCTACAATCCGGCCTGGACGATAGACGATGCCGGCCATGTGACCTTCGGCCTCTAG